Proteins from a genomic interval of Stigmatopora nigra isolate UIUO_SnigA chromosome 19, RoL_Snig_1.1, whole genome shotgun sequence:
- the LOC144212191 gene encoding pleckstrin homology-like domain family B member 2 isoform X4: protein MLPQRAAVGTLRYNSDCVKMEPNGSGSMGGPLLRASRSKAELQELMETLQRRKSALEASLRAAECNRKYFNMPSSGGAQSKRPLSVLGNAEHQASPSRTFSYMTSSSSSVPPSPRQDGSSPISSYGEPLPRSPRVKSGTASVPSSPRLGRRIYSNGKAISDSRQRKYSTGSLNSLGMHSRSLPRLHNPADPPILSLPPHLQRAGRSSAAAARRSLSSLEQPPDVTVPASMPNTPRRASLASLSSLGVDVDGPSLDLSFAEQRLSFGKGGLTAGQRVGSITSLNGKEELRDYHQHQRDERLREQKVHQLENQRLETIMSLCTGFTQVEPAGSAVSDLQKINKELEKLQVSDDDSVFTDSPGSAAPDAGFGSGRQQNAYRDLHSPALSLNCSVPSPSSHHRVKVLESVQLKQEVTHIEEERIQVVNNIEELEQKIKDLDNQMEESVREMEVECALLEGEQESEMAQLEKENDLLAQLKGNIHSNEKINHTEKAQEAEEQGKSLEELEFQKLEREFDQDEEKENQCQLQREIADCQRHTVTRKERLATLKKQSSQMTLQSQQEREDFEREKNNLLVMLQKERDKLASLDGKYAELSEKQNLANSNGAIKEHMQSTKERRQSGKENSVHLSDDGSSKRSQQPVTPYGRTIGRTLPPKAHPPLSQSSSCGSVIPQCLSFTPRDLSSRCLPKPGNRQAHVNDGIHGRQRKSDFCSRMLSEPNVFLDSLSYPDNHRASDTVSVDSSDSMETSFSACSPDNISSASMGNMAKLEEMERLLREAQVEKLRLLEHREREMEIRRHALEEERRRREDLEKRLQEETNRRQKLVEREVKLREKQRSQSRLLTRYLPMRTDDYDLHCHIEAAGHNPDACFHLAITDKTCRGFLVKMGGKIKTWKKRWFVFDQNRRTLTYYADKHETKMKGVIYFQAIEEVYYDHLKNAHKSPNPSLTFSVKTHDRVYYMVAPSPEAMRIWMDVIVTGAEGHMHFMV from the exons ATGCTTCCTCAAAGGGCGGCTGTGGGCACGCTACGTTACAACTCAG ACTGCGTGAAGATGGAGCCCAACGGCAGCGGGTCGATGGGTGGCCCTTTACTCAGGGCTTCTCGCTCCAAGGCTGAGCTCCAGGAACTGATGGAAACGCTGCAACGCAGGAAGAGCGCTCTAGAAGCCAGTCTGAGGGCAGCTGAGTGCAACCGCAAGTATTTCAACATGCCTTCCTCCGGGGGAGCCCAGTCCAAGCGTCCGCTATCCGTCCTCGGAAACGCCGAACATCAGGCGTCCCCCTCGAGAACCTTCTCTTACAtgaccagcagcagcagcagcgtgCCGCCATCCCCTCGCCAGG ATGGAAGTTCTCCCATCTCCTCTTACGGAGAACCTCTACCTCGGTCTCCTAGGGTCAAGAGCGGCACAGCCAGCGTGCCCTCCAGCCCCCGATTGGGCCGGAGAATCTACTCGAATGGAAAAGCCATAAGCGATTCCAGACAGAGAAAATACTCAACGGGTTCTCTCAACAGTCTGGGCATGCACAGCCGTTCGCTACCCCGCCTCCACAATCCTGCAGATCCTCCTATTTTATCGTTGCCGCCTCATCTCCAGAGAGCGGGACGCTCGTCGGCGGCTGCGGCTCGACGCAGTCTTTCGTCCCTGGAACAACCGCCGGATGTGACTGTACCGGCGAGCATGCCCAATACGCCCCGAAGGGCCAGCCTGGCCTCCCTGAGCTCTCTCGGGGTCGACGTAGACGGACCGAGCTTAGACCTGAGCTTTGCAGAGCAAAGGTTATCATTTGGGAAAGGTGGCTTGACTGCCGGACAACGGGTGGGAAGCATCACTTCTTTGAATGGGAAAGAGGAGTTAAGGGATTACCATCAGCACCAAAGAGACGAGAGACTCCGGGAGCAGAAAGTGCACCAATTG GAGAACCAGCGGCTGGAAACGATCATGAGCCTGTGTACGGGGTTCACACAGGTGGAGCCCGCGGGTTCAGCAGTTTCCGACTTGCAGAAGATCAATAAGGAGTTGGAGAAGCTGCAGGTTTCAGATGACGACTCGGTTTTCACCGACTCTCCCGGCAGCGCGGCTCCAGACGCTGGCTTCGGCAGCGGTCGTCAGCAAAACGCTTACCGAGATCTTCATTCGCCAGCTCTGAGTCTTAACTGCAGCGTCCCCTCGCCGTCAAGCCACCACAGAGTCAAG GTGTTGGAGAGTGTACAGCTGAAGCAAGAAGTAACACACATTGAAGAGGAAAGGATCCAGGTTGTAAACAACATTGAGGAGCTGGAACAGAAGATTAAAGACCTGGACAACCAGATGGAGGAGTCTGTGAGAGAG ATGGAGGTTGAGTGTGCATTACTTGAAGGGGAACAAGAATCAGAGATGGCGCAGCTGGAGAAAGAAAATGACCTTTTGGCGCAACTTAAAGGAAATATTCACAGTAATGAGAAGATTAACCACACTGAGAAAGCACAG GAAGCAGAGGAGCAAGGGAAAAGTTTGGAAGAATTGGAGTTTCAGAAATTGGAAAGAGAGTTTGACCAGGATGAGGAAAAGGAAAATCAGTGTCAGTTACAAAGAGAAATTGCTGACTGTCAGCGCCACACGGTTACACGCAAG GAGAGACTTGCCACATTGAAGAAGCAGTCTTCCCAGATGACTTTACAATCCCAGCAGGAAAGAGAAGactttgaaagagaaaaaaacaatctgcTCGTCATGCTGCAGAAG GAAAGAGACAAGCTGGCGTCTTTGGACGGAAAGTATGCAGAGCTGTCTGAGAAGCAGAACTTGGCTAACAGCAACGGGGCCATCAAAGAG CACATGCAGTCCACCAAGGAAAGGCGGCAAAGCGGAAAGGAAAACTCCGTCCATCTGAGTGACGACGGAAGTTCTAAGAGGAGCCAGCAGCCGGTCACTCCCTACGGCCGAACTATAGGACGCACCTTGCCACCAAAG GCCCATCCGCCTTTGTCGCAAAGCTCCAGCTGCGGCAGCGTCATCCCGCAATGTCTCAGCTTCACCCCTCGAGACCTGAGCTCTCGTTGCTTGCCAAAAC CGGGCAACAGGCAAGCACACGTGAATGACGGCATACACGGCCGACAAAGAAAAAGTGACTTTTGCAGTCGGATGCTCTCCGAGCCAAATGTTTTTCTGGATTCCCTGTCGTACCCTGACAACCACCGGGCTTCCGACACAGTCAGCGTGGACAGCTCTGACAGCATGGAGACCAGCTTCTCTGCATGTTCTCCTGATAACATATCCAG CGCCAGTATGGGAAATATGGCCAAGCTTGAAGAGATGGAGCGTTTACTAAGAGAGGCACAGGTGGAAAAGCTCAGACTGCTTGAGCACAGG GAACGTGAGATGGAAATACGCCGGCACGCTTTGGAAGAGGAGCGACGACGGAGGGAGGATCTGGAAAAACGGTTGCAGGAGGAAACCAACAGGAGGCAGAAACTGGTGGAGAGGGAGGTGAAGCTCAGGGAAAAACAACGATCACAG TCCCGACTCCTGACACGTTACTTACCCATGAGGACAGACGACTATGACCTTCACTGTCACATTGAGGCGGCAGGTCACAATCCAGACGCTTGTTTCCATCTGGCCATCACTGACAAAACATGCAGGGGCTTCCTTGTAAAAATGGGAGGAAAAATAAAGACTTGGAAGAAGCGCTGGTTTGTGTTTGACCAAAATCGGAGAACACTCACTTACTATGCAG ATAAACACGAAACCAAAATGAAGGGGGTCATTTACTTTCAGGCGATAGAGGAAGTGTACTATGATCACTTGAAGAATGCACACAAA AGTCCCAACCCCTCGTTGACCTTTAGTGTGAAGACACATGATCGGGTCTACTACATGGTGGCCCCATCCCCTGAAGCCATGCGTATATGGATGGACGTTATTGTGACAGGCGCGGAGGGACACATGCACTTCATGGTGTAA
- the LOC144212191 gene encoding pleckstrin homology-like domain family B member 2 isoform X2: MLPQRAAVGTLRYNSDCVKMEPNGSGSMGGPLLRASRSKAELQELMETLQRRKSALEASLRAAECNRKYFNMPSSGGAQSKRPLSVLGNAEHQASPSRTFSYMTSSSSSVPPSPRQGERQFSPNGFLRQPNPRHQSQDSLLHPTDGSSPISSYGEPLPRSPRVKSGTASVPSSPRLGRRIYSNGKAISDSRQRKYSTGSLNSLGMHSRSLPRLHNPADPPILSLPPHLQRAGRSSAAAARRSLSSLEQPPDVTVPASMPNTPRRASLASLSSLGVDVDGPSLDLSFAEQRLSFGKGGLTAGQRVGSITSLNGKEELRDYHQHQRDERLREQKVHQLENQRLETIMSLCTGFTQVEPAGSAVSDLQKINKELEKLQVSDDDSVFTDSPGSAAPDAGFGSGRQQNAYRDLHSPALSLNCSVPSPSSHHRVKVLESVQLKQEVTHIEEERIQVVNNIEELEQKIKDLDNQMEESVREMEVECALLEGEQESEMAQLEKENDLLAQLKGNIHSNEKINHTEKAQEAEEQGKSLEELEFQKLEREFDQDEEKENQCQLQREIADCQRHTVTRKERLATLKKQSSQMTLQSQQEREDFEREKNNLLVMLQKERDKLASLDGKYAELSEKQNLANSNGAIKEHMQSTKERRQSGKENSVHLSDDGSSKRSQQPVTPYGRTIGRTLPPKAHPPLSQSSSCGSVIPQCLSFTPRDLSSRCLPKPGNRQAHVNDGIHGRQRKSDFCSRMLSEPNVFLDSLSYPDNHRASDTVSVDSSDSMETSFSACSPDNISSMGNMAKLEEMERLLREAQVEKLRLLEHREREMEIRRHALEEERRRREDLEKRLQEETNRRQKLVEREVKLREKQRSQSRLLTRYLPMRTDDYDLHCHIEAAGHNPDACFHLAITDKTCRGFLVKMGGKIKTWKKRWFVFDQNRRTLTYYADKHETKMKGVIYFQAIEEVYYDHLKNAHKSPNPSLTFSVKTHDRVYYMVAPSPEAMRIWMDVIVTGAEGHMHFMV; encoded by the exons ATGCTTCCTCAAAGGGCGGCTGTGGGCACGCTACGTTACAACTCAG ACTGCGTGAAGATGGAGCCCAACGGCAGCGGGTCGATGGGTGGCCCTTTACTCAGGGCTTCTCGCTCCAAGGCTGAGCTCCAGGAACTGATGGAAACGCTGCAACGCAGGAAGAGCGCTCTAGAAGCCAGTCTGAGGGCAGCTGAGTGCAACCGCAAGTATTTCAACATGCCTTCCTCCGGGGGAGCCCAGTCCAAGCGTCCGCTATCCGTCCTCGGAAACGCCGAACATCAGGCGTCCCCCTCGAGAACCTTCTCTTACAtgaccagcagcagcagcagcgtgCCGCCATCCCCTCGCCAGGGTGAGCGTCAGTTTAGCCCCAATGGCTTCCTGCGCCAACCCAACCCTCGCCACCAGTCGCAAGACAGTCTGCTCCACCCTACAGATGGAAGTTCTCCCATCTCCTCTTACGGAGAACCTCTACCTCGGTCTCCTAGGGTCAAGAGCGGCACAGCCAGCGTGCCCTCCAGCCCCCGATTGGGCCGGAGAATCTACTCGAATGGAAAAGCCATAAGCGATTCCAGACAGAGAAAATACTCAACGGGTTCTCTCAACAGTCTGGGCATGCACAGCCGTTCGCTACCCCGCCTCCACAATCCTGCAGATCCTCCTATTTTATCGTTGCCGCCTCATCTCCAGAGAGCGGGACGCTCGTCGGCGGCTGCGGCTCGACGCAGTCTTTCGTCCCTGGAACAACCGCCGGATGTGACTGTACCGGCGAGCATGCCCAATACGCCCCGAAGGGCCAGCCTGGCCTCCCTGAGCTCTCTCGGGGTCGACGTAGACGGACCGAGCTTAGACCTGAGCTTTGCAGAGCAAAGGTTATCATTTGGGAAAGGTGGCTTGACTGCCGGACAACGGGTGGGAAGCATCACTTCTTTGAATGGGAAAGAGGAGTTAAGGGATTACCATCAGCACCAAAGAGACGAGAGACTCCGGGAGCAGAAAGTGCACCAATTG GAGAACCAGCGGCTGGAAACGATCATGAGCCTGTGTACGGGGTTCACACAGGTGGAGCCCGCGGGTTCAGCAGTTTCCGACTTGCAGAAGATCAATAAGGAGTTGGAGAAGCTGCAGGTTTCAGATGACGACTCGGTTTTCACCGACTCTCCCGGCAGCGCGGCTCCAGACGCTGGCTTCGGCAGCGGTCGTCAGCAAAACGCTTACCGAGATCTTCATTCGCCAGCTCTGAGTCTTAACTGCAGCGTCCCCTCGCCGTCAAGCCACCACAGAGTCAAG GTGTTGGAGAGTGTACAGCTGAAGCAAGAAGTAACACACATTGAAGAGGAAAGGATCCAGGTTGTAAACAACATTGAGGAGCTGGAACAGAAGATTAAAGACCTGGACAACCAGATGGAGGAGTCTGTGAGAGAG ATGGAGGTTGAGTGTGCATTACTTGAAGGGGAACAAGAATCAGAGATGGCGCAGCTGGAGAAAGAAAATGACCTTTTGGCGCAACTTAAAGGAAATATTCACAGTAATGAGAAGATTAACCACACTGAGAAAGCACAG GAAGCAGAGGAGCAAGGGAAAAGTTTGGAAGAATTGGAGTTTCAGAAATTGGAAAGAGAGTTTGACCAGGATGAGGAAAAGGAAAATCAGTGTCAGTTACAAAGAGAAATTGCTGACTGTCAGCGCCACACGGTTACACGCAAG GAGAGACTTGCCACATTGAAGAAGCAGTCTTCCCAGATGACTTTACAATCCCAGCAGGAAAGAGAAGactttgaaagagaaaaaaacaatctgcTCGTCATGCTGCAGAAG GAAAGAGACAAGCTGGCGTCTTTGGACGGAAAGTATGCAGAGCTGTCTGAGAAGCAGAACTTGGCTAACAGCAACGGGGCCATCAAAGAG CACATGCAGTCCACCAAGGAAAGGCGGCAAAGCGGAAAGGAAAACTCCGTCCATCTGAGTGACGACGGAAGTTCTAAGAGGAGCCAGCAGCCGGTCACTCCCTACGGCCGAACTATAGGACGCACCTTGCCACCAAAG GCCCATCCGCCTTTGTCGCAAAGCTCCAGCTGCGGCAGCGTCATCCCGCAATGTCTCAGCTTCACCCCTCGAGACCTGAGCTCTCGTTGCTTGCCAAAAC CGGGCAACAGGCAAGCACACGTGAATGACGGCATACACGGCCGACAAAGAAAAAGTGACTTTTGCAGTCGGATGCTCTCCGAGCCAAATGTTTTTCTGGATTCCCTGTCGTACCCTGACAACCACCGGGCTTCCGACACAGTCAGCGTGGACAGCTCTGACAGCATGGAGACCAGCTTCTCTGCATGTTCTCCTGATAACATATCCAG TATGGGAAATATGGCCAAGCTTGAAGAGATGGAGCGTTTACTAAGAGAGGCACAGGTGGAAAAGCTCAGACTGCTTGAGCACAGG GAACGTGAGATGGAAATACGCCGGCACGCTTTGGAAGAGGAGCGACGACGGAGGGAGGATCTGGAAAAACGGTTGCAGGAGGAAACCAACAGGAGGCAGAAACTGGTGGAGAGGGAGGTGAAGCTCAGGGAAAAACAACGATCACAG TCCCGACTCCTGACACGTTACTTACCCATGAGGACAGACGACTATGACCTTCACTGTCACATTGAGGCGGCAGGTCACAATCCAGACGCTTGTTTCCATCTGGCCATCACTGACAAAACATGCAGGGGCTTCCTTGTAAAAATGGGAGGAAAAATAAAGACTTGGAAGAAGCGCTGGTTTGTGTTTGACCAAAATCGGAGAACACTCACTTACTATGCAG ATAAACACGAAACCAAAATGAAGGGGGTCATTTACTTTCAGGCGATAGAGGAAGTGTACTATGATCACTTGAAGAATGCACACAAA AGTCCCAACCCCTCGTTGACCTTTAGTGTGAAGACACATGATCGGGTCTACTACATGGTGGCCCCATCCCCTGAAGCCATGCGTATATGGATGGACGTTATTGTGACAGGCGCGGAGGGACACATGCACTTCATGGTGTAA
- the LOC144212191 gene encoding pleckstrin homology-like domain family B member 2 isoform X1: MLPQRAAVGTLRYNSDCVKMEPNGSGSMGGPLLRASRSKAELQELMETLQRRKSALEASLRAAECNRKYFNMPSSGGAQSKRPLSVLGNAEHQASPSRTFSYMTSSSSSVPPSPRQGERQFSPNGFLRQPNPRHQSQDSLLHPTDGSSPISSYGEPLPRSPRVKSGTASVPSSPRLGRRIYSNGKAISDSRQRKYSTGSLNSLGMHSRSLPRLHNPADPPILSLPPHLQRAGRSSAAAARRSLSSLEQPPDVTVPASMPNTPRRASLASLSSLGVDVDGPSLDLSFAEQRLSFGKGGLTAGQRVGSITSLNGKEELRDYHQHQRDERLREQKVHQLENQRLETIMSLCTGFTQVEPAGSAVSDLQKINKELEKLQVSDDDSVFTDSPGSAAPDAGFGSGRQQNAYRDLHSPALSLNCSVPSPSSHHRVKVLESVQLKQEVTHIEEERIQVVNNIEELEQKIKDLDNQMEESVREMEVECALLEGEQESEMAQLEKENDLLAQLKGNIHSNEKINHTEKAQEAEEQGKSLEELEFQKLEREFDQDEEKENQCQLQREIADCQRHTVTRKERLATLKKQSSQMTLQSQQEREDFEREKNNLLVMLQKERDKLASLDGKYAELSEKQNLANSNGAIKEHMQSTKERRQSGKENSVHLSDDGSSKRSQQPVTPYGRTIGRTLPPKAHPPLSQSSSCGSVIPQCLSFTPRDLSSRCLPKPGNRQAHVNDGIHGRQRKSDFCSRMLSEPNVFLDSLSYPDNHRASDTVSVDSSDSMETSFSACSPDNISSASMGNMAKLEEMERLLREAQVEKLRLLEHREREMEIRRHALEEERRRREDLEKRLQEETNRRQKLVEREVKLREKQRSQSRLLTRYLPMRTDDYDLHCHIEAAGHNPDACFHLAITDKTCRGFLVKMGGKIKTWKKRWFVFDQNRRTLTYYADKHETKMKGVIYFQAIEEVYYDHLKNAHKSPNPSLTFSVKTHDRVYYMVAPSPEAMRIWMDVIVTGAEGHMHFMV; encoded by the exons ATGCTTCCTCAAAGGGCGGCTGTGGGCACGCTACGTTACAACTCAG ACTGCGTGAAGATGGAGCCCAACGGCAGCGGGTCGATGGGTGGCCCTTTACTCAGGGCTTCTCGCTCCAAGGCTGAGCTCCAGGAACTGATGGAAACGCTGCAACGCAGGAAGAGCGCTCTAGAAGCCAGTCTGAGGGCAGCTGAGTGCAACCGCAAGTATTTCAACATGCCTTCCTCCGGGGGAGCCCAGTCCAAGCGTCCGCTATCCGTCCTCGGAAACGCCGAACATCAGGCGTCCCCCTCGAGAACCTTCTCTTACAtgaccagcagcagcagcagcgtgCCGCCATCCCCTCGCCAGGGTGAGCGTCAGTTTAGCCCCAATGGCTTCCTGCGCCAACCCAACCCTCGCCACCAGTCGCAAGACAGTCTGCTCCACCCTACAGATGGAAGTTCTCCCATCTCCTCTTACGGAGAACCTCTACCTCGGTCTCCTAGGGTCAAGAGCGGCACAGCCAGCGTGCCCTCCAGCCCCCGATTGGGCCGGAGAATCTACTCGAATGGAAAAGCCATAAGCGATTCCAGACAGAGAAAATACTCAACGGGTTCTCTCAACAGTCTGGGCATGCACAGCCGTTCGCTACCCCGCCTCCACAATCCTGCAGATCCTCCTATTTTATCGTTGCCGCCTCATCTCCAGAGAGCGGGACGCTCGTCGGCGGCTGCGGCTCGACGCAGTCTTTCGTCCCTGGAACAACCGCCGGATGTGACTGTACCGGCGAGCATGCCCAATACGCCCCGAAGGGCCAGCCTGGCCTCCCTGAGCTCTCTCGGGGTCGACGTAGACGGACCGAGCTTAGACCTGAGCTTTGCAGAGCAAAGGTTATCATTTGGGAAAGGTGGCTTGACTGCCGGACAACGGGTGGGAAGCATCACTTCTTTGAATGGGAAAGAGGAGTTAAGGGATTACCATCAGCACCAAAGAGACGAGAGACTCCGGGAGCAGAAAGTGCACCAATTG GAGAACCAGCGGCTGGAAACGATCATGAGCCTGTGTACGGGGTTCACACAGGTGGAGCCCGCGGGTTCAGCAGTTTCCGACTTGCAGAAGATCAATAAGGAGTTGGAGAAGCTGCAGGTTTCAGATGACGACTCGGTTTTCACCGACTCTCCCGGCAGCGCGGCTCCAGACGCTGGCTTCGGCAGCGGTCGTCAGCAAAACGCTTACCGAGATCTTCATTCGCCAGCTCTGAGTCTTAACTGCAGCGTCCCCTCGCCGTCAAGCCACCACAGAGTCAAG GTGTTGGAGAGTGTACAGCTGAAGCAAGAAGTAACACACATTGAAGAGGAAAGGATCCAGGTTGTAAACAACATTGAGGAGCTGGAACAGAAGATTAAAGACCTGGACAACCAGATGGAGGAGTCTGTGAGAGAG ATGGAGGTTGAGTGTGCATTACTTGAAGGGGAACAAGAATCAGAGATGGCGCAGCTGGAGAAAGAAAATGACCTTTTGGCGCAACTTAAAGGAAATATTCACAGTAATGAGAAGATTAACCACACTGAGAAAGCACAG GAAGCAGAGGAGCAAGGGAAAAGTTTGGAAGAATTGGAGTTTCAGAAATTGGAAAGAGAGTTTGACCAGGATGAGGAAAAGGAAAATCAGTGTCAGTTACAAAGAGAAATTGCTGACTGTCAGCGCCACACGGTTACACGCAAG GAGAGACTTGCCACATTGAAGAAGCAGTCTTCCCAGATGACTTTACAATCCCAGCAGGAAAGAGAAGactttgaaagagaaaaaaacaatctgcTCGTCATGCTGCAGAAG GAAAGAGACAAGCTGGCGTCTTTGGACGGAAAGTATGCAGAGCTGTCTGAGAAGCAGAACTTGGCTAACAGCAACGGGGCCATCAAAGAG CACATGCAGTCCACCAAGGAAAGGCGGCAAAGCGGAAAGGAAAACTCCGTCCATCTGAGTGACGACGGAAGTTCTAAGAGGAGCCAGCAGCCGGTCACTCCCTACGGCCGAACTATAGGACGCACCTTGCCACCAAAG GCCCATCCGCCTTTGTCGCAAAGCTCCAGCTGCGGCAGCGTCATCCCGCAATGTCTCAGCTTCACCCCTCGAGACCTGAGCTCTCGTTGCTTGCCAAAAC CGGGCAACAGGCAAGCACACGTGAATGACGGCATACACGGCCGACAAAGAAAAAGTGACTTTTGCAGTCGGATGCTCTCCGAGCCAAATGTTTTTCTGGATTCCCTGTCGTACCCTGACAACCACCGGGCTTCCGACACAGTCAGCGTGGACAGCTCTGACAGCATGGAGACCAGCTTCTCTGCATGTTCTCCTGATAACATATCCAG CGCCAGTATGGGAAATATGGCCAAGCTTGAAGAGATGGAGCGTTTACTAAGAGAGGCACAGGTGGAAAAGCTCAGACTGCTTGAGCACAGG GAACGTGAGATGGAAATACGCCGGCACGCTTTGGAAGAGGAGCGACGACGGAGGGAGGATCTGGAAAAACGGTTGCAGGAGGAAACCAACAGGAGGCAGAAACTGGTGGAGAGGGAGGTGAAGCTCAGGGAAAAACAACGATCACAG TCCCGACTCCTGACACGTTACTTACCCATGAGGACAGACGACTATGACCTTCACTGTCACATTGAGGCGGCAGGTCACAATCCAGACGCTTGTTTCCATCTGGCCATCACTGACAAAACATGCAGGGGCTTCCTTGTAAAAATGGGAGGAAAAATAAAGACTTGGAAGAAGCGCTGGTTTGTGTTTGACCAAAATCGGAGAACACTCACTTACTATGCAG ATAAACACGAAACCAAAATGAAGGGGGTCATTTACTTTCAGGCGATAGAGGAAGTGTACTATGATCACTTGAAGAATGCACACAAA AGTCCCAACCCCTCGTTGACCTTTAGTGTGAAGACACATGATCGGGTCTACTACATGGTGGCCCCATCCCCTGAAGCCATGCGTATATGGATGGACGTTATTGTGACAGGCGCGGAGGGACACATGCACTTCATGGTGTAA